The proteins below come from a single Acidovorax sp. NCPPB 4044 genomic window:
- the rpsF gene encoding 30S ribosomal protein S6, with protein MRHYEIVLLIHPDQSEQVPAMLERYKGMITAGGGKIHRVEDWGRRQLAYMINKLAKAHYLCVNIEADQAVMAELEHAFKFNDAVLRHLTVQKKKADTGASSMMKTVEREEARKASQAEFAAANER; from the coding sequence ATGCGTCACTACGAAATCGTCTTGCTGATCCATCCGGATCAAAGCGAACAGGTTCCAGCCATGCTGGAGCGCTACAAGGGCATGATCACCGCCGGCGGCGGCAAGATCCACCGCGTGGAAGACTGGGGCCGCCGTCAGCTGGCCTACATGATCAACAAGCTTGCCAAGGCCCACTACCTCTGCGTGAACATCGAAGCCGACCAGGCTGTGATGGCCGAGCTGGAGCATGCCTTCAAGTTCAACGACGCCGTGCTGCGCCACCTGACCGTGCAGAAGAAGAAGGCCGACACCGGCGCTTCCTCGATGATGAAGACGGTCGAGCGCGAAGAGGCCCGCAAGGCCAGCCAGGCCGAGTTCGCTGCAGCCAACGAGCGCTGA
- the priB gene encoding primosomal replication protein N, whose amino-acid sequence MEPHNCVALTACIAETKPLRYTPAGLPALDLRLEHTSRQMEAGVQREVGAVVKAVAFGALAERLARQALGSLWTFRGFLATPRNAKGLVFHIQDIQQD is encoded by the coding sequence GTGGAACCCCATAACTGCGTGGCGCTGACCGCCTGTATCGCCGAGACGAAACCGTTGCGATACACCCCGGCAGGTCTGCCCGCGCTGGATTTGCGGCTGGAGCACACGTCGCGGCAGATGGAGGCCGGTGTGCAGCGCGAGGTCGGCGCCGTGGTGAAGGCAGTGGCCTTCGGCGCACTTGCCGAGCGGCTGGCCCGCCAGGCGCTGGGAAGTCTCTGGACTTTCCGGGGCTTTCTGGCCACGCCGCGCAATGCCAAGGGTCTGGTGTTCCACATCCAGGATAT